The Tamandua tetradactyla isolate mTamTet1 chromosome 23, mTamTet1.pri, whole genome shotgun sequence genomic interval AAACTCAGCATGATCTCAGGGGTCACAGATCATGACTGGTGATCACAAAAAGAGGGGAGGGAGGCCGAATACTCACACAGAGTTGAAGAGGTAGGCACGCCCCTGACTGCCCTGGAAGGACTAAAGGATGGAAAGGGGAGAAAGAGGGTCAGAGCTACTGGTTGGGGAGTTGCCACGCAGCTTCCCATTCCAGCCCCACCTGTGGCCTGGTTACCTTGGAAATGAGGTCGTCGTGGTTGGCCAGGTGAGCGCGGCAGTGGGCACAGCTATACCTCCGATGACAATCATCCAAGTAGGCCTGAAATGTCTTGGGCTTTGAAATCCGCACCATGGCGGGGGCCGGGGGCAGTGGCCCCACGCGAGGAGCGGCCCACGGGGAACAGAGGGAGCCCAGTGCCTGCCGGGGAGGGAGTGAGTTGGCTGTCAGGACCTGGGCCACACACATGTAGGCATGCCCAGGGCCACAGGGACTCTGTCACACTTAGCTGCTGTCTCCTCTCCCCAGAGCCAGTACCCGCCCCAAGGGCCAGAGTCACCTGGGTTTTGATTCACTGAGGAGGCCTCGGGTTGCatcagtggggaaactgaggccaggaggACCAAGATGAGTCACCCACCTGCTTTCTGCCTCACCTTTGCTGGCCTGGCATTTGAAGCCGGGGGAAGGGGCTTTAGAGTGCATGGGCTGTCAGTTACCAGTTTAGGGCCAGCATAAGGGTAAGGAACTGGGTGGTCTTGAGGACCTCATTTGGGCCGTGTGGGTGGGGGCTTCATTGAGGTACAGGGCGTTTACTAGGGGAGAGAATCCCATACCTAGAGGAGGCAGGAGGCCTCATGAAGGTGGAGGGTCACCTAGGAGAGGAGGGGCTCTTACCTGGAGTCACTAAGGCCTTACCTACGCCGAGGGGCTCTTACCTGTATCACGGAGCCTTACCTGAGACCCCGGGACTCACCTAGGGCGTGGGGGATGGGGAAAGCGGGCGCCGGGGTAAGGGGTAGTCCTCGCAGGCGGTTCTGGGTCTCACCTCGCTTGGGCGCGCGGGGGCCCGGTCTGCCGGGGTGGCTTGGCCTGGGAGTGGGGGACGCTCCTGGCGGGCGCCGTCCCCCCGGCCCGGGCTCGCAGCCGCCGCGACTTGTTTACACCGAGACCAGCTGCTACCGCCGCTGCggcgggagggggagggggccggCCTCCTGTCCCGGCGGCCGCCCTGGCCAATCGGCGTGGAGCATGCAAATGAGGGGGCGCGTCATCCGGCGGCCCGCGCAGGCCCGGCTGCCCTTCCCCCACTGCTCGGGTCCCTGGCCGGCCCGGAAATGCGGCTGCGACCCACCCGCAGCCGGCTCACCCCTCGGATGGAAGGGGTAAGCATCTGAGGTACCTGAGCCGGCGGGAGGCTAGCTGGGGGATGATGGTATCTGGACGTTAGACCCCAGGAAATAACATCCCTATGCACCCccagctcccccacccccgccgcgcCTCATTCTTTTAATTCCTGCAACAAAGGCTGGAAGCAGTTTCTGCCATAGTCCCCATTTTACTaggggaactgaggcccagagaggtgtaGCATCTCTTCTGAATGCTGTCCAGCTTGTAAGATGGTTATCCAGCTGGTGAGAGGCAAAAGTCCACCCCATTTGCCATAGCATCAGGGACAGGCCCAGTTCACCTCCTTGAATGCTGCCTAGGATTTCAAGGTGCCCACCGGGGACAGACCCCTGGAAGCCAGATCCTTGGAACAGGCTAAATCCTACTGTCCAGCACCACTTCCTCCAGGCACCTCCTCTGAAATCCCTGTGGGCTTCCCCCTTCCCACCTATGATCTGTtgaatatgcctttttttttttaatttttttttttattaattaacggaaaaaaagaaaaaaaagaaattaacccaacatttagaaatcataccattctacatatgcaataagtaattcttaacatcatcacatagatgcatgatcatcgtttcttagtacatttgcatcagtttagaagaactagcaacacaacagaaaaagatatagaatgttaatatagagaaaaaaaataaaagtaataataatagtaaaaaaaaaaaccagacaaaaacaaaaaacaaaacaaaacaacaacaacaacaaaaaacctacagctcagatgcagcttcattcagtgttttaacatgattactttacaattaggtattattgtgttgtccatttttgagtttttgtatctagtcctgttgcacagtctgtatcccttcagctccaattacccattatcttaccctgtttctaactcctgctggactctgttaccaatgacatattccaagtttattctcgaatgtcggttcacatcagtgggatcatacagtatttgtcttttagtttatggctagactcgctcagcataatattctctaggtccatccatgttattacatgcttcataagtttatcctgtcttaaagctgcataatattccatcgtatgtatataccacagtttgtttagccactcgtctgttgatggacattttggctgtttccatctctttgcaattgtaaataacgctgcttgAATATGCCTTTTTAAACACGTGTCTGCCATACTTGATTTGTTCATTGCAGTGGTCCATACCCAGCCTAGCCtagagtaggcactcaataaatgtttgtgaaacACGCAAATCAATAAATGAATCAGATACCAGGGCTGGAGAAAGTCAAGGAATTCAAGAGAGCCAGGTGCCCCTGAGAAGGCTGGCTTTCTGGTTAAGAGACCTGGGAAGGTTGGTGTGGCCGGAGAAGCAAATGGATGCTGTGAACTCAACTGTCCCACTCAATTGTCCCACTCACTCCCACCCTTTGCAGCCAGGTGAAGCCCACAGGGGCAGAACTTGGGGAAAGCAAGACCCTTGCAGTACCTGGGGCTCTGAATGGTCTCAAGAGAATACAACCTTCATCTGTGGCTCTCA includes:
- the YPEL3 gene encoding protein yippee-like 3 isoform X1, which gives rise to MCVAQVLTANSLPPRQALGSLCSPWAAPRVGPLPPAPAMVRISKPKTFQAYLDDCHRRYSCAHCRAHLANHDDLISKSFQGSQGRAYLFNSVVNVGCGPAEERVLLTGLHAVADIHCENCKTTLGWKYEQAFESSQKYKEGKYIIELNHMIKDNGWD